From a single Gimesia fumaroli genomic region:
- a CDS encoding gamma-glutamylcyclotransferase family protein has product MSGLRNYFAYGSNLHPERLESRIGACEIIGVARLESAVLCFHKVGLDCSGKCDIVFREKETLGVWGVVYQISSEQKNILDQHESLGAGYQILETSVVTRQQQVLPVYTYQAMLDFIDPSLKPFDWYHELVLQGALFHGFSPDYLAQLQGISRMPEHNPERAATHQRLLKTIRDSLKTDPAE; this is encoded by the coding sequence ATGTCAGGACTGCGGAACTATTTTGCTTATGGCTCAAATCTCCATCCAGAGAGACTGGAGTCACGTATTGGCGCGTGTGAAATCATTGGAGTCGCACGTCTGGAGAGCGCTGTTCTCTGTTTTCATAAAGTCGGTCTGGATTGTTCCGGCAAATGTGACATTGTCTTCCGGGAAAAGGAAACACTCGGGGTCTGGGGCGTTGTTTATCAAATCTCAAGCGAGCAAAAAAACATTCTCGATCAGCATGAATCACTGGGAGCGGGCTACCAGATTCTGGAGACCAGCGTTGTTACCCGGCAGCAACAGGTTCTTCCGGTTTACACTTATCAGGCCATGTTGGATTTTATCGATCCAAGTCTGAAACCGTTTGACTGGTATCATGAACTCGTACTGCAAGGCGCACTCTTTCATGGATTTTCGCCCGATTATCTGGCACAATTACAAGGCATTTCCAGAATGCCGGAGCATAATCCCGAGAGAGCAGCAACACATCAGCGATTACTGAAGACAATTCGGGATTCTCTTAAGACAGACCCAGCCGAATGA
- a CDS encoding PAS domain-containing sensor histidine kinase, which yields MSLNQSQEIQSDHSKHPVLIWASGLDQSHDFFNQAWLDFTESSVHENINAGWFQFIHPDDLPLFRLTYERALATQQPFQIEYRLKKHDGTYRWMQCHAVPRPDLDGDFSGLIATNTDIHDQLVKKSEQITYEENYELFLNCITEGIWDWIDVNSDEQWWSPHFYELLGYRDQELEASASTFKRLLHPDDLQGTLEAINQSLENEIPFGTAFRLRIKGGEYHWFRSTAKIIRDLNGNAVRMTGSISDIHRQILAEEALKETRRLAEQAQLEKETFLALMSQEVRTPLSAILGFSEILGESSDDPETQTVAETIHTNGQSLLDTINDFLDLSKLEEGMLDIEILDCCPVKVIENVHMHMAKKAELMDLKFDIASETEIPETIKSDPIRLKQILTTVIGTAIKLTKKGSVKLGVKTTAMANGTHQLTFRITNTGTELSLEQFSDLFTPYRLTDELMTHPVSGLGLGLAVSKHLTELLGGQIQVTDQDTSSTTVEISIPVGDISEVKMEKVSASKRLEEIKTYKASHDFLKQNCHILLVEDGIYNQRLINFLLTKAGAEITIVENGQHAIDELMKSREVGDPIGDPYDLILMDIQMPVLDGYSTTRKIRALGYTKPIIALTIHAMDSDRQKCFDAGCDEYMSKPLERKKLISIINSFLRKPQKQNLVAKEA from the coding sequence ATGTCATTGAACCAATCTCAAGAAATCCAATCAGATCACAGCAAGCACCCGGTCTTGATCTGGGCTTCTGGCCTGGATCAGAGTCACGATTTTTTCAATCAGGCCTGGCTTGATTTTACTGAGAGTAGCGTGCATGAAAATATCAACGCCGGCTGGTTCCAGTTCATTCACCCGGATGATTTGCCTCTGTTTCGGTTGACGTACGAAAGAGCACTGGCAACACAACAACCATTTCAAATCGAATACCGCCTTAAGAAACATGATGGTACATATCGCTGGATGCAATGCCATGCTGTCCCTCGTCCCGATTTGGATGGCGACTTTTCCGGACTTATTGCCACGAATACGGATATCCACGATCAACTGGTCAAAAAATCGGAACAGATCACATACGAAGAAAACTATGAACTGTTTCTTAACTGCATTACCGAAGGAATCTGGGACTGGATTGACGTCAACTCGGACGAACAATGGTGGTCACCGCACTTTTATGAATTGCTGGGTTACCGTGACCAGGAACTGGAAGCCAGTGCCAGCACATTCAAACGGTTACTGCACCCGGATGATCTTCAAGGTACATTAGAGGCCATCAACCAGTCACTGGAAAACGAAATCCCCTTCGGTACCGCATTTCGTTTAAGAATCAAAGGAGGCGAGTATCACTGGTTTCGCAGCACTGCCAAAATCATTCGCGATCTCAATGGGAATGCCGTTCGAATGACCGGTTCGATTTCCGACATTCATCGGCAAATCCTGGCGGAAGAAGCTTTAAAAGAGACCAGGAGATTAGCCGAGCAGGCACAACTGGAAAAAGAAACCTTTCTGGCACTGATGAGTCAGGAAGTCCGTACACCGCTTTCGGCCATCTTAGGATTTTCCGAAATTCTGGGCGAATCCAGCGATGATCCGGAAACCCAGACCGTAGCGGAAACGATTCATACCAATGGTCAAAGCCTGTTAGACACAATTAATGACTTTCTCGATCTTTCCAAACTCGAAGAAGGGATGCTGGATATTGAAATTCTCGATTGCTGTCCCGTCAAGGTGATCGAAAATGTTCACATGCATATGGCGAAAAAAGCGGAGTTGATGGATCTGAAATTTGACATTGCATCTGAAACTGAAATCCCGGAAACCATTAAATCCGATCCCATTCGTCTGAAGCAAATTCTCACAACCGTGATTGGCACCGCCATCAAACTGACTAAGAAAGGTAGCGTGAAACTCGGCGTCAAAACCACCGCTATGGCAAATGGCACACACCAACTGACATTCAGGATCACAAATACCGGGACCGAACTTTCATTAGAACAATTCAGCGACCTGTTTACGCCCTATCGTCTGACGGATGAGTTAATGACGCACCCGGTAAGTGGTCTGGGACTAGGACTGGCGGTCAGTAAACATCTGACAGAACTGCTGGGAGGTCAGATTCAGGTCACCGATCAGGATACTTCCAGCACGACAGTGGAGATTTCAATACCAGTGGGGGATATCAGTGAAGTCAAAATGGAAAAAGTTTCCGCTTCCAAACGTCTTGAGGAAATCAAAACTTATAAGGCCTCTCATGATTTTCTAAAACAGAATTGCCATATCCTGCTCGTGGAAGACGGAATCTATAATCAACGTTTAATTAATTTTCTGCTCACCAAAGCGGGCGCAGAAATTACCATTGTCGAAAATGGCCAACATGCGATTGACGAATTAATGAAGAGCCGGGAGGTCGGAGATCCGATCGGGGATCCGTATGATCTGATCCTGATGGACATTCAGATGCCTGTGCTGGATGGATATTCTACCACACGCAAAATTCGCGCATTAGGATATACAAAACCGATCATTGCACTCACGATCCATGCAATGGACAGCGACCGCCAGAAGTGTTTCGATGCAGGCTGTGATGAATATATGAGCAAACCGCTCGAACGAAAAAAATTGATCAGTATCATCAATTCATTTCTGAGAAAACCACAGAAACAGAATCTGGTCGCTAAAGAAGCGTGA
- a CDS encoding TauD/TfdA family dioxygenase has product MSDSPITDPLPGPFQIPAAWKGDELFQRPDWSVKLNQQHLDDLQEALQVISMEGLSPESITAERFPLPHLSPVLQQIQKQLEQGSGACQLKQIPVEAYSPHELEQLFWLISVHLGTPVSQSATGEKLFHVRDEGYQIGQAQARGPNTRKRLSFHTDRCDVIGFLCIQQAISGGDNQLVSSVALFNEMRERWPELTQVLMQPFYYLRHNVDQGNAKPFCQQPVFSVQDGHFAGSFLRVLIERAYASPDLPDMTPVQQEAMDQLEALAESPELSVTFRQEPGDLLFLNNWVTFHRRDDFEDSEEASLKRHLLRAWLSVPNSRPLDPLFADNYGNTAAGAVRGGMQPTR; this is encoded by the coding sequence GTGAGTGACAGCCCAATTACTGATCCCCTGCCCGGCCCGTTTCAGATCCCCGCAGCATGGAAAGGCGACGAACTGTTTCAGAGACCGGACTGGTCTGTCAAACTGAATCAGCAACACCTGGACGATCTGCAGGAAGCACTTCAGGTAATCTCAATGGAAGGCCTGAGTCCCGAATCGATTACGGCGGAGCGGTTTCCGCTACCGCATCTAAGTCCGGTATTGCAACAGATCCAGAAGCAACTCGAACAGGGTTCCGGGGCCTGTCAGTTGAAACAGATTCCCGTCGAAGCATACTCTCCGCACGAATTGGAGCAACTGTTCTGGTTGATCTCGGTGCATCTGGGAACTCCCGTTTCTCAAAGCGCTACCGGTGAGAAACTCTTTCACGTCCGCGATGAAGGTTATCAGATCGGTCAGGCACAGGCGCGCGGTCCGAATACCCGCAAACGACTCAGCTTTCATACCGACCGGTGTGACGTAATCGGCTTCCTCTGCATTCAACAGGCGATTTCTGGTGGGGATAATCAGCTGGTCAGTTCCGTCGCTCTCTTCAATGAAATGCGAGAGCGCTGGCCTGAGTTGACTCAGGTTCTAATGCAGCCTTTTTATTATCTGCGACATAATGTGGATCAGGGAAACGCCAAACCATTCTGCCAGCAACCGGTCTTTTCGGTTCAGGACGGTCATTTTGCAGGCAGCTTTCTGCGTGTGCTGATCGAACGTGCCTACGCCTCACCGGACCTGCCGGATATGACGCCTGTACAACAAGAGGCAATGGATCAGCTGGAAGCACTGGCGGAATCGCCGGAATTGAGTGTTACCTTTCGTCAGGAACCCGGAGACCTGCTCTTTCTCAATAACTGGGTCACATTTCATCGGCGGGATGATTTCGAAGATTCTGAGGAAGCCAGTTTAAAACGGCATCTGCTCCGTGCCTGGCTGTCTGTTCCTAACAGTCGACCGCTGGACCCGCTCTTTGCAGACAACTATGGAAATACCGCTGCCGGCGCAGTGCGTGGCGGCATGCAGCCCACCCGTTGA
- a CDS encoding YbaN family protein — MIRNSQPQKKLSKDKDAPGLTIERIAFDEIHPAFLDTLDETAVPTVTGFKKIVYLGLAGLFFVLGVLGVALPVLPTTPFLLLTSYFLIRTSPHLNKALLRSPVLGQVLKDWQQAGGVRLSVKIQAITIVVLIITATLIFSPLLVPLKVLLVLLASIGILVITRLPHLP, encoded by the coding sequence ATGATCCGTAATTCGCAGCCGCAAAAAAAACTATCCAAAGATAAAGACGCACCGGGCCTGACCATCGAACGGATTGCCTTCGATGAAATTCATCCTGCGTTTCTGGATACCCTGGATGAGACCGCGGTTCCCACAGTGACCGGGTTCAAAAAAATAGTTTACCTGGGGCTGGCGGGACTGTTCTTCGTACTGGGAGTTCTCGGCGTTGCATTGCCCGTGCTTCCAACAACACCTTTTTTGCTCCTGACCAGTTATTTTCTCATCCGAACATCTCCACACCTCAACAAAGCCCTGTTGCGATCTCCGGTTCTGGGACAAGTTTTGAAAGACTGGCAACAGGCGGGGGGCGTGAGACTGAGTGTCAAAATCCAGGCGATCACCATTGTCGTCCTGATTATTACAGCGACACTGATTTTCTCCCCACTCCTGGTCCCCCTCAAAGTTTTGCTGGTGCTTCTTGCCAGTATTGGAATTCTGGTCATCACGCGACTTCCTCATCTGCCCTGA
- a CDS encoding hydroxypyruvate isomerase family protein, with protein MQRREFLKSSVIAGSAAALTGAAQAAGTEQSKSFHLKYAPHFGMFKNAAGKDPIDQLNFAADQGFTAWEDNGMKKKSKELQQQIADTMEKRNMEMGVFVAHGSIGKPTFVRKDKDVWNSVLKDIKDSVEVAKRVNAKWMTVVPGNVDENSRDRLAEGYQTANVIELLRRCADIFEPHGMVMVLEPLNWYANHGGTFLQGSPQAYAICKAVNSPACKILFDIYHQQITEGNLIVNIDKCWDEIGYFQSGDNPGRKEPGTGEINYLNVFKHIHSKDFNGIIGMEHGNSKPGKEGDMAVIEAYREVDQF; from the coding sequence ATGCAACGACGAGAATTTCTTAAAAGCAGCGTTATCGCCGGGAGTGCAGCCGCATTGACAGGCGCCGCACAAGCTGCTGGAACCGAACAGAGTAAATCGTTTCACCTCAAATACGCACCACACTTCGGCATGTTTAAAAACGCCGCCGGTAAAGATCCAATCGATCAGCTCAATTTCGCCGCCGACCAGGGCTTCACCGCCTGGGAAGATAACGGCATGAAAAAGAAGTCGAAGGAACTGCAGCAGCAAATCGCCGACACCATGGAAAAGCGCAACATGGAAATGGGCGTGTTTGTAGCGCATGGCTCTATTGGCAAGCCGACTTTCGTCCGCAAAGACAAAGATGTCTGGAACTCAGTTCTGAAAGACATCAAAGACTCTGTCGAAGTTGCCAAACGTGTGAATGCGAAATGGATGACGGTCGTTCCCGGTAATGTGGATGAAAATTCGCGCGACCGACTGGCAGAAGGTTATCAGACAGCCAATGTGATTGAGTTGCTCAGACGCTGTGCCGATATCTTTGAGCCACACGGCATGGTTATGGTTTTAGAGCCACTCAACTGGTACGCCAACCACGGCGGTACGTTTTTACAAGGCTCTCCCCAGGCGTATGCCATCTGCAAAGCCGTCAACAGCCCGGCTTGTAAGATTCTGTTTGATATTTATCATCAGCAGATTACCGAAGGCAACCTGATTGTCAACATCGACAAATGCTGGGACGAAATCGGTTACTTCCAGTCTGGCGATAACCCTGGACGCAAAGAACCGGGAACCGGTGAAATCAACTACCTGAACGTGTTCAAACACATTCATTCCAAAGACTTCAATGGCATCATTGGAATGGAACATGGCAATTCGAAGCCCGGTAAAGAGGGAGACATGGCCGTGATTGAAGCATACAGAGAGGTCGACCAGTTTTAA
- a CDS encoding DUF2237 family protein, with product MTDKKAKNVLGTELEVCSLEPLTGFYRDGCCNTGGSDMGLHTVCTQVTAEFLKFSKERGNDLSTPFPQYEFPGLKPGDRWCLCVERWKEALEAGMAPRVKLESCHISTLEFVDLEDLQQYAI from the coding sequence ATGACAGACAAAAAAGCAAAAAACGTACTAGGCACTGAGCTTGAAGTCTGTTCGCTGGAACCGCTAACCGGGTTCTATCGGGATGGGTGCTGCAATACCGGCGGGTCCGATATGGGCCTGCATACGGTTTGCACGCAAGTCACTGCTGAATTTCTGAAATTCTCCAAAGAACGCGGCAATGATCTGAGTACGCCTTTCCCTCAATATGAATTCCCTGGCCTGAAGCCCGGCGATCGCTGGTGCTTATGTGTCGAGCGCTGGAAAGAAGCGTTGGAAGCAGGGATGGCACCACGTGTGAAACTGGAATCCTGTCACATTTCGACTCTCGAATTTGTTGACCTGGAAGACCTGCAGCAATACGCGATTTAA
- a CDS encoding PQQ-dependent sugar dehydrogenase: protein MKTITALLFIVSLAVTQHLSAAEEVDTSPAPVKIVKVFPYLKIDRPIVITHAGDNSDRLFIASQKGKIFIVPNTPEDEDVEEGKLFLDISDRVVYNDKQNEEGLLGFAFHPNYEQNGEFFVYYSTADKPQNTSVISRFRVSKDSPDKSLADSEEVMMRVKQPAWNHNGGTLAFGKDGKLYIAFGDGGGGNDVFKNGQNLTTVLGSICRIDVDHKDPGLNYAIPKDNPFVEGKSAEIKTARKEIWAFGFRNPWRIAFDSKTGVLWAGDVGQGIWEEIDIVIKGGNYGWSVREGKHPFGPNGVEAREHLIEPIWEYDHKVGKSITGGSVYRGKAIPAIVGSYIYGDYVSGKFWALKYDAENKKVTANHVIQSPSIPVMTFGEGPNGEMFLSSSFSEIFMLKAK, encoded by the coding sequence ATGAAAACGATTACCGCGTTGCTGTTCATCGTGTCGCTTGCTGTCACTCAGCATTTGTCGGCCGCAGAAGAAGTCGATACATCGCCTGCCCCAGTGAAAATAGTCAAAGTCTTTCCTTATCTGAAAATTGACCGTCCGATCGTCATTACGCATGCGGGCGATAATTCGGATCGTCTGTTTATTGCTTCACAGAAGGGGAAAATCTTTATTGTTCCGAACACGCCGGAAGATGAAGATGTGGAAGAAGGCAAACTGTTTCTCGATATCTCTGACCGAGTCGTCTACAACGACAAGCAGAATGAAGAAGGTCTGTTGGGATTTGCGTTTCATCCGAACTATGAACAGAACGGCGAATTCTTTGTTTATTACAGTACTGCCGACAAGCCTCAAAATACGTCGGTGATTTCCCGTTTCCGCGTCTCAAAAGATAGTCCCGATAAATCACTGGCTGATTCGGAAGAAGTTATGATGCGTGTCAAGCAACCCGCCTGGAACCATAACGGCGGAACGCTGGCTTTTGGTAAAGATGGAAAACTCTACATTGCCTTTGGTGATGGGGGCGGGGGAAACGATGTATTTAAAAATGGTCAAAACCTGACAACGGTTCTGGGCAGCATCTGCCGAATTGATGTCGACCATAAAGATCCAGGATTGAACTATGCGATTCCCAAAGATAACCCGTTCGTGGAAGGGAAAAGTGCCGAGATCAAAACCGCCCGTAAAGAAATCTGGGCTTTTGGATTTCGGAATCCGTGGCGGATCGCCTTCGATTCCAAAACCGGTGTGCTGTGGGCCGGTGATGTTGGGCAGGGCATCTGGGAAGAAATCGACATCGTCATCAAAGGCGGAAATTATGGCTGGTCGGTCCGGGAAGGAAAACATCCGTTCGGCCCGAATGGGGTTGAAGCCCGCGAACATTTAATCGAACCTATCTGGGAGTATGATCACAAAGTCGGAAAGTCAATCACCGGCGGATCTGTGTATCGCGGCAAAGCGATTCCGGCCATCGTGGGTTCTTACATTTACGGCGACTATGTTTCCGGAAAATTCTGGGCTTTAAAGTATGATGCCGAGAATAAGAAAGTCACCGCCAACCACGTAATTCAATCTCCCAGCATCCCTGTGATGACCTTTGGTGAAGGTCCGAACGGCGAAATGTTTCTGTCGTCTTCCTTCAGTGAAATTTTTATGCTGAAAGCAAAATAA
- a CDS encoding NPCBM/NEW2 domain-containing protein — translation MRLKSCPDTGEWKIPLETIQSVFFQWPAFGQSQVQLLQKVALLKKNSDLFYLKNGDYLEGEFLSFDKRTFRFESNAGETAVPRAGIAFFSFNPELINFPQPDQLRYRIELVDGTRLVVSSLKLTQDMISAKTLFGTVLQCKREQLASVTPLGGRGVPLSELEPTGYRFTPYFTKQWGWRPDRNVVAGPLRVGGREYVTGLGVHSATELRYSLDGKYAAFQTDVGIDDSTNGKGNADISIFVDQRVVFHHSIDGAEQQPATIVPRIDLSGARELVLKVDFGKNADIQDLVDWCRPVLILKK, via the coding sequence GTGCGTCTGAAATCCTGCCCGGATACAGGTGAATGGAAAATTCCCCTGGAAACCATCCAGTCGGTCTTTTTTCAATGGCCCGCGTTTGGACAGTCGCAGGTGCAACTACTACAAAAGGTAGCGCTGCTCAAGAAAAACTCGGATCTGTTTTATTTGAAAAATGGCGATTATCTGGAAGGGGAATTTCTGAGTTTTGATAAGCGAACATTTCGTTTTGAATCGAACGCAGGCGAGACGGCAGTTCCTCGAGCCGGTATTGCGTTTTTCAGTTTTAATCCCGAGCTCATCAATTTTCCACAGCCAGACCAGCTGCGCTATCGAATTGAGCTGGTCGATGGCACACGTCTGGTTGTCTCCTCTTTGAAGCTGACGCAGGATATGATTTCTGCCAAAACCCTGTTTGGTACTGTGCTCCAATGTAAGCGGGAGCAACTCGCTTCAGTCACCCCCTTAGGCGGGCGGGGCGTTCCACTGTCAGAACTCGAGCCAACCGGATATCGGTTTACACCTTATTTCACAAAACAGTGGGGCTGGCGACCGGACCGCAATGTGGTGGCAGGTCCCTTGCGTGTCGGAGGCAGAGAGTATGTCACCGGCCTGGGAGTGCATAGCGCTACGGAATTACGTTATTCACTCGATGGCAAGTACGCAGCATTTCAGACCGACGTCGGCATAGATGATTCAACGAATGGAAAAGGGAATGCAGACATCTCCATTTTCGTCGATCAACGTGTCGTGTTTCATCACTCGATCGACGGAGCGGAACAGCAGCCGGCAACCATTGTGCCGCGCATTGATCTCAGTGGTGCCCGTGAGTTGGTTTTGAAAGTCGATTTCGGAAAGAATGCTGATATTCAGGATCTGGTCGACTGGTGTCGGCCGGTTTTGATTCTGAAAAAATGA
- a CDS encoding prenyltransferase/squalene oxidase repeat-containing protein: MRYRRSEARLIPVSHVFMRGILLLLSLAFTLGVQPVMAQVEVNRSVDAQGKKYYTPPTRNAVNRGLKFLAERQHPDGSFGSGSTFKNNVAVTALCGMAFLAEGSTPGRGKYGREVQKAVDFILASCKPSGYIISPDSISHGPMYGHGFATLFLAEVYGMTHRKDVRIKLEKAVELIVKSQNAKGGWRYTPESKDADLSVTVCQIMALRAARNCGIFISKDVIDRCINYVKKSQNPDGGFRYQLVRQAESEFPRSAAGVVALYSAGIYEGAEIQNGLGYLMRHLPNQRYFRGSHYYYGQYYAVQAMWQAGTEYWDDWYSAIREELVAGQMTTGSWRPGSANCVEYSTAMSCIVLQMPRNNIPIFQR, translated from the coding sequence TTGAGATATCGACGCTCCGAGGCAAGACTGATTCCTGTGTCGCATGTTTTCATGCGAGGGATACTGCTGCTTTTGAGCCTGGCTTTCACTCTCGGCGTCCAGCCTGTGATGGCGCAGGTCGAAGTCAACCGTTCGGTCGATGCGCAAGGTAAAAAGTATTATACGCCCCCCACGCGCAATGCCGTCAATCGTGGATTGAAATTTCTGGCAGAACGGCAGCATCCGGATGGATCTTTCGGATCTGGTTCCACTTTCAAAAATAATGTGGCTGTCACTGCGCTGTGCGGGATGGCGTTTCTGGCTGAGGGCAGTACTCCCGGAAGAGGCAAATACGGGCGCGAGGTCCAAAAAGCGGTAGATTTCATTCTCGCTTCCTGTAAGCCATCGGGGTATATCATTTCTCCTGATAGTATTTCACACGGACCCATGTATGGGCACGGTTTTGCGACCTTGTTTCTCGCAGAAGTTTATGGGATGACGCACAGAAAAGATGTGCGGATCAAGCTTGAAAAAGCGGTAGAACTGATCGTCAAATCGCAAAACGCAAAAGGGGGCTGGCGATATACCCCGGAGAGTAAAGACGCCGATCTCTCGGTGACGGTTTGCCAGATTATGGCGCTGAGGGCGGCGCGGAACTGCGGCATTTTTATCTCGAAGGATGTGATCGACCGCTGTATTAATTATGTCAAGAAGAGTCAAAATCCGGATGGCGGATTTCGATATCAACTGGTTCGACAAGCGGAGAGTGAATTTCCCCGCTCTGCTGCGGGGGTAGTCGCTCTGTATAGCGCGGGGATTTATGAAGGTGCGGAAATCCAAAATGGTCTCGGTTACTTAATGCGGCATCTTCCCAACCAACGTTATTTCCGGGGCAGCCATTATTATTACGGCCAGTACTACGCCGTCCAGGCAATGTGGCAGGCGGGTACGGAGTACTGGGATGACTGGTATTCTGCAATCAGGGAAGAACTGGTGGCCGGGCAGATGACTACTGGCAGCTGGCGGCCCGGCAGCGCCAACTGTGTTGAATACAGTACTGCCATGTCCTGCATTGTGTTACAGATGCCTCGAAATAATATTCCCATCTTTCAACGCTGA
- a CDS encoding phosphoribosylformylglycinamidine synthase subunit PurQ, with protein MSTPPKVCVLRAPGTNCDIETAHAFDLCGAESTRIHLLKLLENPSQLNEYQILCLPGGFSYGDDVGAGVIFASHLQGQLAEVIGNFLAADKLVLGICNGFQVLLKAGILPGGAADWPPKPDQDRNATLTWNTNGKYTSLWVNLGVLAPQNVFLKDIDQIELPIAHAEGRIAVSDDSIITDWQANQQIAMCYREAGDTETTLQQEILPYPINPNGSAYNIAALSDPSGRVLGLMPHPERFLFATQHPQWTRLGLEGEGAGMQLFRNAVNYFE; from the coding sequence ATGTCAACTCCCCCCAAAGTTTGTGTGTTACGCGCCCCTGGAACCAATTGTGATATTGAGACGGCACATGCATTTGATCTCTGTGGAGCCGAGTCAACGAGGATTCATCTCCTGAAGCTGCTGGAAAACCCCAGTCAGCTCAATGAATATCAAATCCTCTGCCTGCCCGGTGGTTTCAGCTATGGGGACGACGTCGGCGCAGGGGTGATCTTCGCCAGCCACTTGCAGGGACAACTGGCAGAAGTGATTGGTAACTTCCTGGCAGCCGACAAACTGGTGCTAGGGATCTGTAACGGCTTTCAGGTGTTGCTCAAAGCAGGAATTCTACCCGGCGGTGCTGCAGACTGGCCTCCCAAACCGGACCAAGACCGCAATGCCACATTGACCTGGAACACAAACGGTAAATACACATCCCTATGGGTCAACCTGGGAGTACTGGCACCGCAGAATGTCTTTTTGAAAGACATTGACCAGATTGAGCTTCCCATCGCACACGCAGAAGGACGCATTGCTGTCAGTGACGATTCCATTATCACTGACTGGCAGGCCAACCAGCAAATCGCCATGTGTTATCGCGAAGCGGGTGACACTGAAACGACCTTGCAACAAGAGATCCTGCCTTACCCCATAAATCCCAACGGCTCGGCTTATAACATCGCCGCCTTAAGTGATCCTTCGGGCCGCGTGCTGGGATTAATGCCACACCCGGAACGTTTTCTATTCGCCACACAACATCCGCAATGGACGCGTCTGGGTCTGGAAGGCGAAGGAGCCGGCATGCAGCTATTCCGTAATGCCGTCAACTACTTCGAATAA
- a CDS encoding 2-isopropylmalate synthase, translating into MFQFFSGAKKHVKNKVKRTVIRHHRRSGKVLFSDTTLRDGEQMPGATLDPIEKLQIAKALEAAGVHSLDAGFPASSQADIDAIQSMVGVIKKPVLTALCRTLPGDVDAAEEALAGNPPHKRGVSLFCGTSPLHRQFKLEKSKTEVLKLIVDSIQYAAEKFDIVAFSPEDASRTEVDFLCEVYREAIAAGATTIGFPDTVGILTPSKAQEFICQIQDHVSGIENVLLAVHFHNDLGLAVANTLACIDAGANVVQCTVNGIGERAGNAALEEVAMALHLHQDEYERPHHLDVSQLAPLCKLVSELTGIALSPMKPVAGSNIFATEAGIHQDGLLKNPDTYLPYRPETVGESGIKLVLGRHSGKKAILHRLHELGREPNEQGVERVLQAIKELPKGELVDDDLLRKLSN; encoded by the coding sequence ATGTTTCAGTTTTTCTCAGGCGCGAAAAAACACGTTAAGAACAAAGTAAAGCGTACGGTGATTCGGCACCATCGTCGTTCGGGCAAGGTTTTATTCAGCGATACGACCTTACGCGACGGCGAGCAGATGCCCGGCGCGACTCTCGACCCGATTGAAAAACTGCAGATCGCCAAAGCTCTCGAAGCCGCTGGCGTGCATTCTCTCGATGCCGGTTTTCCCGCTTCCTCGCAGGCAGATATCGATGCCATTCAAAGCATGGTGGGTGTGATCAAAAAACCGGTGCTGACAGCTTTATGTCGTACATTGCCAGGCGATGTGGATGCCGCGGAAGAAGCCTTAGCCGGAAATCCGCCGCATAAGCGAGGCGTCAGTCTGTTTTGCGGGACGAGCCCTTTACATCGCCAGTTTAAACTGGAGAAAAGCAAAACCGAAGTTTTGAAGCTGATTGTCGACAGCATTCAATATGCGGCGGAGAAGTTTGATATTGTCGCGTTCAGTCCGGAAGACGCGAGCCGCACCGAAGTTGATTTTCTGTGCGAAGTGTATCGGGAAGCGATTGCCGCAGGGGCGACGACGATTGGTTTTCCGGATACGGTCGGGATTCTGACACCATCTAAAGCCCAGGAATTCATTTGTCAGATCCAGGACCACGTATCAGGTATCGAAAATGTGCTGCTGGCGGTGCATTTTCACAATGACCTTGGTCTGGCGGTTGCAAATACGCTCGCCTGTATTGACGCGGGAGCGAATGTGGTGCAGTGCACGGTGAATGGGATCGGCGAGCGAGCCGGGAATGCGGCATTGGAAGAGGTGGCGATGGCGCTGCACCTGCATCAGGACGAGTATGAACGGCCACATCATCTGGATGTTTCTCAACTTGCGCCGCTCTGCAAACTGGTTTCAGAATTGACGGGCATTGCACTTTCCCCGATGAAACCAGTCGCTGGTAGCAACATCTTCGCGACCGAAGCGGGCATTCATCAGGACGGACTACTTAAGAACCCGGATACCTATCTGCCTTATCGTCCGGAAACGGTTGGTGAGAGCGGGATCAAACTGGTTCTGGGCCGACATAGCGGCAAGAAAGCCATTCTGCATCGGCTGCACGAACTTGGAAGGGAGCCGAACGAACAAGGTGTGGAGCGCGTATTGCAGGCCATTAAGGAACTTCCCAAAGGGGAACTGGTCGATGATGATCTGCTGCGGAAGCTTTCGAATTAA